In one window of Echeneis naucrates chromosome 17, fEcheNa1.1, whole genome shotgun sequence DNA:
- the LOC115057592 gene encoding C2 calcium-dependent domain-containing protein 4C-like, which yields MWLLEKLRSSVESSGTQSKPPQTAEAIPVSVYANVLTPDKIPDFFIPPKLICCPPEDSLASEPQFCSTLRPSSSDHSICSQSPRARSSKNPCSPRLFPRLGGDARNLQKSANRHIIQIESADEPGTGFANNASIEVNTNADPQSQTAMSLPYVPKAQTSYGFSTLVESPHTRRKESLFHSDPNSPLTSPNSQRRSKGGTLLAPADPNPYRYFSGGESDTCSSAESSPFSSPLLSRSASLLRSITQETQAKVSRAKRSLARHSSLSTDECSSADNSPNMQRRRMRCPPSPAFRGGKSSTPRGTATHLLQREHTVNLHKGGTLRLSTHYDPEAARLRVRVLAAEALYDRQTELKSINCCVALYLNPGKQQKQRSTIIKNSRNPVFNEDFFFDALPQAQIKSLAMKIKVVNKGTSLKRDVLLGEREVLLNELLGGP from the exons ATGTGGTTGCTGGAGAAGCTCCGTAGCTCTGTGGAGAGTAGTGGCACACAGTCCAAGCCCCCGCAGACCGCAGAGGCCATCCCTGTCTCTGTTTACGCCAACGTCCTCACTCCAGACAAGATCCCCGATTTCTTCATTCCCCCTAAACTGATCTGCTGTCCACCAGAGGACTCTCTAGCTTCAGAGCCTCAGTTCTGCTCCACCCTGCGACCCTCCTCTTCCGATCATTCCATCTGCAGCCAGAGCCCCAGAGCTCGGAGCAGCAAGAACCCCTGCAGCCCTCGCCTCTTTCCCCGCCTGGGGGGAGATGCACGCAATCTCCAGAAGTCAGCCAACCGTCACATCATCCAAATAGAGAGTGCTGATGAGCCAGGTACTGGATTTGCCAACAATGCCAGCATTGAAGTCAACACTAATGCAGACCCCCAGTCACAGACGGCAATGTCTCTGCCATACGTTCCCAAGGCCCAGACATCGTATGGCTTTTCTACCTTGGTGGAGTCTCCTCATACCCGGCGTAAGGAGAGCCTGTTCCACAGCGATCCCAACAGCCCCCTCACCTCCCCAAACTCACAGAGGCGCTCCAAAGGGGGGACTTTACTGGCCCCGGCGGACCCCAACCCCTACCGCTATTTCAGTGGTGGAGAGAGTGACACCTGCTCCTCAGCAGAGTCCTCCCCTTTTAGTTCCCCGCTCCTGTCCCGCTCTGCCTCCCTCTTACGCTCCATTACTCAAGAGACACAAGCCAAG GTGTCTCGTGCCAAGCGCTCCCTGGCACGCCACAGCTCTCTTTCCACTGATGAATGCAGCTCAGCAGACAACAGCCCCAACATGCAACGGCGCCGCATGCGCTGCCCTCCTTCCCCCGCCTTTCGTGGAGGTAAAAGCAGCACCCCCAGGGGCACTGCAACACACCTCCTGCAGCGCGAACACACTGTCAACCTCCACAAGGGGGGGACTCTGAGGCTGAGCACTCACTATGACCCAGAGGCGGCTCGGCTGAGAGTGCGTGTGCTTGCAGCTGAAGCCCTTTATGACAGGCAGACGGAGCTTAAAAGCATCAACTGTTGTGTAGCACTCTACCTGAACCCTGgcaagcagcagaaacagaggagCACCATCATCAAGAACAGCAGGAATCCAGTGTTTAatgaggactttttttttgaCGCACTGCCTCAGGCACAAATAAAGAGTCTGGCCATGAAGATAAAGGTAGTGAACAAAGGAACTAGTCTGAAGAGAGATGTTCTTCTTGGAGAACGGGAGGTGCTGCTCAATGAGCTGCTCGGAGGGCCCTAG
- the fem1a gene encoding protein fem-1 homolog A, producing MDITTAVFNAARDGKLKLIQKLLSNKTPEELEALAEEKTQGGTPLLIASRYGHLEVVDYLLEHCKANVELGGSVNFDGETIEGAPPLWAASAAGHLPVVKTLLKHGASVNNATLTNSTPLRAACFDGHLEIVRYLVEHRADMEVANRHGHTCLMISCYKGHKEIAKFLLDRGANVNRKSVKGNTALHDCAESGSLDIMKMLLKCNARMERDGYGMTPLLAASVTGHTNIVEYLAHQPRTSREERIDALELLGATFVDKKRDLLGAMRYWRRAMELRQPGEKAGSLAKPPPGPPIPAYGCAQEVTTADELEALITDPDEMRMQALLVRERILGPSHPDTSYYIRYRGAVYADSGNFERCISLWKYALDMQQSNLDPLSPMTASSFLSFAELFSFVLQDRAKGTLSTRITFHDLMTVLGKSVREVERAVAQKDNPPEAPQFTKALSIILHLIFLLEKLECSPEQEHQKKHTVYRLLKLNPRGRSSFTPLHMAVDKETTSVGRYPVGRFPSQAVAALLLECGADVDSRDCENNTPLHIAANNGCPEIMALLMKAGAHFDATNAQRKTAYELLDEQSSGHPALYPLNYVTLQCLAARAVEKHRLPYRGLISEEMEAFIELH from the coding sequence ATGGACATTACGACGGCGGTTTTCAACGCGGCAAGAGATGGTAAGCTGAAACTTATCCAGAAGTTGCTGAGCAACAAAACTCCCGAGGAGCTGGAGGCTTTAGCCGAGGAGAAAACACAGGGGGGCACTCCGCTACTGATAGCCTCTAGGTACGGACACCTGGAGGTGGTAGATTACCTCCTTGAGCACTGTAAAGCTAATGTTGAACTCGGGGGTTCCGTCAACTTTGACGGGGAGACCATCGAGGGGGCTCCGCCGCTGTGGGCGGCTTCGGCAGCCGGTCACCTCCCGGTGGTTAAGACCCTGCTGAAACACGGCGCCTCCGTCAACAACGCAACACTAACCAACTCAACGCCGCTCCGAGCCGCCTGCTTCGACGGTCACCTCGAGATCGTCCGCTACCTGGTGGAGCACAGAGCCGACATGGAGGTCGCCAACCGCCACGGCCACACCTGCCTCATGATCTCCTGCTACAAGGGCCACAAGGAGATAGCCAAGTTCCTCCTGGACCGTGGCGCCAATGTCAACCGTAAGAGCGTGAAAGGGAACACCGCCCTGCACGACTGTGCTGAGTCAGGGAGTCTGGACATCATGAAGATGCTGTTGAAATGCAATGCCCGCATGGAGAGAGATGGATACGGGATGACCCCGCTGCTTGCTGCGAGTGTAACGGGTCACACCAACATTGTGGAGTACCTCGCTCACCAGCCTCGCACCTCCAGAGAGGAACGTATTGATGCACTTGAACTTCTCGGGGCTACTTTTGTGGACAAAAAGCGAGACCTCTTAGGGGCAATGAGGTACTGGAGAAGGGCCATGGAGCTGAGGCAGCCAGGGGAGAAAGCTGGATCCCTGGCCAAGCCTCCACCTGGTCCTCCAATTCCAGCTTATGGCTGCGCACAGGAGGTGACCACGGCAGATGAACTGGAAGCCTTGATCACAGACCCAGATGAAATGAGGATGCAGGCTTTGTTGGTTAGAGAACGCATCCTGGGACCATCCCACCCAGACACCTCTTACTACATACGCTATCGGGGAGCTGTATATGCTGACTCAGGCAACTTCGAGCGCTGCATCAGCCTGTGGAAATATGCTTTGGACATGCAGCAGAGCAACCTGGATCCTCTCAGTCCCATGACAGCCTCCAGTTTCCTGTCCTTTGCAgagctcttttcttttgtccttcAAGATCGGGCTAAAGGCACCTTGTCAACACGCATCACCTTCCATGATCTGATGACTGTGCTGGGGAAGAGTGTCAGGGAGGTAGAGCGAGCTGTGGCACAAAAGGACAACCCCCCAGAAGCTCCTCAGTTCACCAAAGCCCTTTCCATCATCCTCCACCTAATTTTTCTGCTGGAGAAGCTTGAGTGCAGCCCGGAGCAAGAGcatcagaaaaaacacacagtgtacCGTCTTCTCAAGCTGAACCCTCGAGGTCGGAGCAGCTTCACTCCTCTCCATATGGCTGTAGACAAGGAAACAACATCCGTGGGCCGTTATCCAGTAGGCCGTTTCCCCTCTCAAGCAGTGGCAGCTCTTCTCCTCGAGTGTGGCGCAGACGTTGATTCACGTGACTGTGAGAACAATACGCCACTACATATTGCTGCTAACAACGGTTGTCCAGAGATTATGGCCCTACTTATGAAGGCTGGGGCACACTTTGATGCTACAAATGCACAGAGGAAGACAGCTTACGAGTTGTTGGATGAGCAGAGCAGCGGGCACCCGGCCCTCTACCCGCTGAACTACGTCACCCTTCAGTGCCTGGCGGCGCGTGCAgttgaaaaacacagactgccCTACAGGGGACTTATATCTGAGGAGATGGAGGCTTTCATTGAGCTGCACTGA